In Blastopirellula sp. J2-11, a single genomic region encodes these proteins:
- a CDS encoding DUF4190 domain-containing protein, which produces MTEFSSPELSAGNEDLVNYREPSRAAIAAVILGFASILAISNQIFWFVPIVGVIVALIALRNIANSDHLTGKGVATAGLILSGVLGATGVAHDLITAQAIESNAVKFASAWLPLVVENSQEAHQLTLAPGGRVALDGNLNVYYSENPEALEKFGEFTGLAPVKWLQEHQSPKPHFKFLRVAQTRYDAGRPYTTCIFDATAGDLHREIAVEMCRLAGTKGSDFDYEWYVTNCRFAREE; this is translated from the coding sequence ATGACCGAATTCTCCTCTCCAGAACTTTCCGCCGGAAACGAAGACCTCGTCAATTATCGCGAACCGAGTCGCGCAGCGATCGCCGCGGTCATTTTGGGGTTCGCTTCCATTCTCGCGATTTCCAACCAAATTTTTTGGTTCGTGCCGATTGTCGGCGTGATCGTCGCTTTGATCGCACTGCGCAACATCGCCAACAGCGATCATCTGACCGGTAAAGGAGTCGCGACCGCTGGGTTGATCCTCTCCGGCGTTTTGGGCGCCACCGGCGTCGCTCACGACTTGATCACTGCGCAAGCGATTGAAAGCAACGCCGTGAAGTTCGCCTCGGCCTGGTTGCCGTTGGTGGTGGAGAATTCGCAAGAGGCGCATCAACTCACGTTGGCGCCGGGAGGCCGCGTTGCGCTGGATGGCAATCTCAACGTCTACTACAGCGAAAACCCCGAAGCGCTGGAGAAGTTTGGCGAATTCACAGGCTTGGCCCCTGTCAAATGGCTGCAAGAGCATCAGAGCCCCAAGCCGCACTTCAAGTTTTTACGCGTCGCGCAAACTCGCTACGACGCCGGCAGGCCCTACACGACCTGCATCTTTGACGCGACCGCTGGCGATCTCCATCGTGAGATCGCGGTGGAGATGTGTCGTTTGGCCGGCACGAAAGGAAGTGATTTTGACTACGAGTGGTACGTCACCAACTGCCGCTTCGCCAGAGAGGAGTAG
- a CDS encoding CvpA family protein, whose protein sequence is MDMNFIVLIILVFAFIALTFNQGFWSCALMMFNITFAGVAAFNYSTPLANLLVGLYDGMYYFAEFLSIWVLFLVFFGISRAITDKLSPVPVRIGGGPVEQATDYLFCGGACCTFLCWCIFTFFSAPVGADGFQTMVGQSGFVRTGGIMYAKWYVEFPSKLGMGLLGAPFDTEAYADSRVKRAAELKTKDGLFVTP, encoded by the coding sequence ATGGATATGAACTTTATCGTCTTGATCATCCTGGTCTTCGCGTTCATCGCTTTGACGTTCAATCAAGGCTTTTGGAGCTGCGCGTTGATGATGTTTAACATCACCTTCGCCGGCGTCGCCGCGTTCAACTATTCGACGCCATTGGCCAATTTGCTGGTGGGCCTATACGACGGGATGTATTACTTCGCGGAGTTTTTGTCGATATGGGTTTTATTCCTCGTGTTTTTCGGGATCAGCCGAGCGATCACCGACAAGCTGTCGCCGGTGCCGGTCCGTATCGGCGGCGGTCCCGTCGAGCAGGCGACTGACTACCTTTTTTGCGGCGGAGCTTGTTGCACCTTTTTGTGCTGGTGCATCTTCACGTTCTTTTCCGCGCCTGTCGGAGCCGACGGCTTTCAAACGATGGTCGGCCAGAGCGGATTCGTTCGTACCGGCGGCATCATGTACGCCAAATGGTATGTTGAATTTCCTTCCAAGTTGGGAATGGGGTTGTTAGGCGCTCCTTTCGACACCGAAGCATACGCTGACTCGCGCGTGAAACGTGCAGCCGAATTGAAGACAAAAGACGGATTGTTCGTCACCCCGTAA